Below is a genomic region from Oenanthe melanoleuca isolate GR-GAL-2019-014 chromosome 18, OMel1.0, whole genome shotgun sequence.
TTTCCAATCCATGATTTCTGGCAAATGGTGTTAGATTGGCTTAGCAgcaacagccccagcacagatgCAGAGGAGCCTCAGCATCCAGCAGTTCCACCAGGAAAACTTCACTAAAGCACTCTGATTTCATCCCAACATCCTCTGGGTAGAGTCCAACACTACCCCAGCCTTGCTAGGAAGGTAAAAAGTAGTTCAGAAACTTTATTGGTGATCTTAAAAGTGCTGTGGAGATCTCAGATCCCAGCAGCTATGCCCCTGACAGGTCAAAATGACAGAACagatattttagaaagaaaaacagcctCATACCATCTTCCCATTATAGCAGCTCTCAAAGACTCTGATCATCTTAGCCAGGGAGGATTGCAGTGACATTTACCCAAGTCTTAGAAGAAGTGGCTTTGGCTGTACTGGAAAGAAGCCATCTGAAGTCTGGATCTCAGTCTGTCTGCTTCTAGTTCTTGAAAAAAGGTGTCATCATCACTGTGCATGATTGCTGCTTGCAGTTGctgtatttccttttccatctttGATCTCagttctctttttgttttctgtagcaTCTAAAGAAAATACTGACATTAGCCACAGcatgtaaaaagaaaatgcagttggaaaaaattaagaatactTACTTGTGCTTGTGCTTTCTCTCTGGTTTGGATTTCTTGGAATTCTTGAGCTATAACTTCTGCTAGCATGGAAAACTAAACATAATATGTGTGTGAGTTGAACTAATTAAAGAAAGACTTCTAAGTGGAAAAATATGATCTACTTGATCCAGATGAAGCTTTACCTGATCTTTGTAGTAGTTCTCCAGAGATTCCAGCTCAGTCTGGTGCTCTCGCCGTTGCTCATCGCGCTTCTCTTGAGCATAAACTCTCAGTTCCCTCAGTCTTTGCTTCTGAATTTCTAAACCTTCTTCaaataagtttttaaatatCTGCCAGCAATTAACAAAAGCAAACCTGAAACTTTCCCAGGAACTTTTAAgtatatatttacatttctcAGCTGCTTTATCTCCTGATGGAATGCTATTTACATGAGGTAGGCTGTAGCCCATGAAAAAGCACAACTATGCACCTAGAAATGGTGGTGCACATACAGCTGGATTTGTATTACTCATTTAGCTGAAATTTTGgtagataaaataatttttcatgtcAGTTTAGTCAGATGACCCAACTGTGCAAGCCAGGGCCTTTGAACATGCACTGTGATTTACAACCCACCCTGTACTCTGCAGTCTGACTTCAGGACCTTCATCcaggtttccagcagcaggaaatccaGCCTGGACTCAGGCTTTCCATTCCTCCACAAGAACACTTAGCAGCTGTAGCTCACATCTTGAGGCAAACAGTTCTCAAATCCCTACCAGTGGATTATGCAGTAAACTTctagttttttattttgaaaggtgACAACTGTGTATCTATTCTTGCAGAATGTAATAGCCCTCCTTGCTTTCCCTCGCTCTGATGTCCAGCCCTAATTAGATTATATCTGTCACAAAGTCCACTCTGTTTAACAAACACAACTGAACAACAAAGCTGCCTGTTTGATTAGTTCCCCTAACTGAAGATTTAGATTGTTTTCTTTGGATGGTGACTGTAGGAACAACTTCTTAATACTACTGTTTCTGAAAACTCATTTCCCCAATTTCTCATGTTACCAGCCCTGTTTTTCCACACTGATACTTCACCCTTTCTCTCCTCTTAGCCCCATAAATCATCCTTTCTTGTTTCACAGTGGTTTGCCCTGTACTGGATCCACATTTCCAGAGAAGGAACAGTTTCATCTGTGGCCTTGACTGATCAACCTCTTCatcctggctgtgtgctgtggtCACTGCACTTGCAGCATTAAACTACCAGACCTCAGCACTAGAGTCCTGACAGGAAGGAATTCCACCCCTGCAGAGCAAGGCCCTGGTCCTCACCTTCTCCTCCCGCGTCCTTGCGCGCAGCAGCTTGGCCCGGAGCTGGACCCTGTAATCCTCGTAGTATTTCCTGGCCCGGGCCACCTGCTGCTTCTTCTCTGTCACCCTGTTCTGAGCCCACCTCTGCCGGTAGATGCGCTGCTTGATTTCTTGCTaaagggagagcagcagctgtcagACCACCACACTGCCAGCAGATACCCCTGCAGGCAAAGCTTTGTTCATCATTGCCAATAAGGGTCCTTCACTGAGGACCTTCTCCACACCCCAGCTTTGCAGTTAGGTTTAACACATTAGGCACCACTGTAGCAAAGTAGTCGTGTCACTATAGAATTGAGGAGTCAGCACTGTCATGAGAGCTGCAACACAACCTCAGGTTTCTCCTCCTTGCACTTTTTTAGaatttgttttatcttttaGAGCAACAATGCAGTGTAACAATAATAATATTCTATTCCCATGACCCCAGTAGCTGCACAACAGATTATGTGACATTTTGAGACCACAGCTATTCAAAAAGCATAAACTTGTCATAAGACAAAAAGCTACTTTCATGATCTGGGAATATGCATTCTAGATAGCTCCAAGTGAAATCTCTGCATTAGGTAACAAATAGTCTTCAAAGAACATACCAGTCTCTTGCTGTGATCTTGATCTCTCTTAATAATTGCAGCAAGCAGCTCCTGTTTCTTCAAGGCTTGTTCAACCtggaggtttaaaaaaaaaagcatcatgCTGCAGGACATGTCCTATGTAGCAGGTTTAAATCTTGCCCTTCTGctatgttttggggtttgggttgaGAGTTGCCTTGTATAAGTTAATCAACTTCTGCATCTCATAACTcacttttaaactaaaatactGTTCATAACTAGCAGTGGAAACTACAagatgcttttttaaaaaagcaacagcaacCCTAAGCAGTACTCAAGAAAACAGTATAAAAGAAGGACCATAATATTCAAGCAGCTGATGAAAAGTTCAGCCTATGTATGTAAATCTGTACATCCCTATTTAACCAAGCTCCCAGAACATCCTTCCATGTTGTGCTGTGGGTGTGCAGGTGCCCTGTCAAGGTATCTCTGCTGACATCCAGCAGGTAAGAGTGAGAACACTCACTTCATTCTGGAGTTTTGGTCTGGGTCTGGCAGAAGGTGCCTTGAGGTGCAGAGTTTgtgcaagctgctgctgccacattTTGTTCAGAGTACGGGAGGAAATGTGCAGGTGGGGAAactcctccaggagctgcaagAGGAGGTCATTGTCTCTTATTGTCACTGTAAGATAAAGAGCAATAAGCAATAAATTCTTGGAGAATACATTTAGTTGTAAATTCATCCAGGCACTGTCAGCCTAAGTCAAGAAATACTTTACATTGACCACTGTATAAAATGACCATGCTGCTGTTACCATGTCAATCTAAGCCCAGCAGGACATACCATCCTGCCAgtacagcagcagagaaagcaatCCCAGTCTTTTGTTGCTTTCTCTCAAGAATTGATTTTATAGCTCAGATGTCATTTCCCTATCACCAGCACACCCAACTAAGACAGGTATCCCCTTCTTTTTTCGTGTGGTTATGACCATCAGTCATTGCTTGCTCTCTCTCTGGTTGCAGCATCTTAAAATAAAGCCAACtcagcagtggcagtgacagatCCAGGTCAAGTAAACAGATGCAAAATAAACTGGTTTGCAACCAGCTCATTGCCATTACATCTTTGATCTTTCTGTCAGGAAAAGATGATGGGGAGATTAAACAAAAGGGTATTTACCAAGTATATGGCCTTcaaaaactggaaagaaaaaaaataaggcagtGTAGCAGAGCAACATGCAGGTATATAGGGGATTATCTATAGGCATCTTATCTATAGGCATGCACAGTGCTGGTTACCAAAACTGGGCCTAGGATTTGCAGCTTGGCTTTCTTGGAGCATCACTTGCTCAGCAGAACCAATGGCAGAATTAACAGCACAGTGACAGGGTCCTGACAGATCTGTATGTGACTCAGCTCAAGCCACAGGCCCAATTCTAAATCTGATACAtgttcagaaaaataacaaaaggagAGCTCAGACAGTAGTGAAATAAGCATAAGGGTAGCAGCAAtggaaaaaagccctgaaaataATCCAAGGGATTTTGAGGAAGTAGCAAATGGGTCACAATTTGATTGTGCACGGATGGTTTACATTTACATAAAGCATTATCTTCCCTAACAAAAATCCAGACATATAGAGGAcagaagaagggaaaattcTACAGCTGGCTGGTATATGTTGGACTGGTGCCTTTATTCTTGGAGTTCAATACATGCTTTCAAAAGATGCCAGTTTTCCACCAAGTATAGTTTTGCAGTTCTTACTTGGAGCTGCTTGCTTTGGCTTCATGATCCCTCGTTTTGGAATCCACTGGCTGTATTTGGAATACTGAGGTGTGGTTTTTCTAGAATAAACTTTCACTGGCCGAGACACTTTTGGATGTTCTTGAAAGACGTTTTCTTTGTACTCTTGTTCCTTAGTAGCAGATGTAAAATAGATGAAGAACAGGTAtgagaagggaaacacagaTAGAACACGGTTTGGCCATTAGAACTTAAATGTCTTTCAGACTTTAGAATGAGAACTTGGACATATTGCATTAGATTTTCCAGAAGGCCAGAATTTACAAAATGCATGTCAGGGTTCAAATAAAGGTTAAATCTCATTATTGCATAACCTCAGCTCTTCTGCAGCACTTAACATTAGTTAGTTACTACTTCAGTTGTACAATGTTGTAACTATGACACTGGAAGTCAAGGAGGTTTTCTACCCAAAAGTGTCTAGACAGACCATCTAgacaaatttaaaaaggaaaaaaaaaaaaaaatcaacgAAACAAAACACAACCTTCAATCCCAACAATGCATCACGTACCACTTCCTTGGCAGCTTCCCTGAGCTTGGAAATTCTACGCTTCTCCCTTGCTTCAAAAATTCTTAGCTCGTTTTCATAAGCATTAGTAACCagctagaaaacaaaaataaaaggactTGTCAGAGGCAATAATCAGTCCATACAGCCACCTTGTTAACTTGTTTGCTGCATGGGTCAAAGTAGCTTCTTCCACTTTAAACTCTTTTTTGCAAAATTTGGGGTTTAAGTCACTTTCTCAGCAGGCTAGAGATAAGACAGCATATGATTACTAAAGGAGACCAGCTGCCCCCATTACGTAAAAGTATTctggttttgtggttttagtATTACTGTTGGTGAGAATTACCACAAAGTCCAATCTAAAAATTacctttgcttttcttgttctttcatCCCTCTCTTCCTGCACGTGGCTGCGTATTGTCTTTATCTGGCCTGTTCCACTACTCCGCAGTTTCTGTTGCTGGTGCTGAGATGAGGGTGAGGCTGGAGAAAGGGATCTTGGCCTGCCTGGGTAGCTTGCACTTGATGTATCTGTAGGGAAAGATCATTCACTGAGTATCTAACttgagacaaaaaaaaccaaacaaaaacagtGAAGTGTATTGTGACTAGGCCCTCATTTCAGAACCACAGTCCTGTGAGCTTGTATTATATCCCTCCGCCCActttctataatttttttactaCAGCTGTGTTTgccttgtatttttttttgcaaagttttacctcatttttttaagtgttaaaCAGAAACTTGGTTGCTATTCTGTTACGGTAGCTCAGGTTTGGATCAAAGACAAAATAGATCTGAACCAGCAATACAAAACTTAGTAACTAACTAATTGAGCATAGCAGCTTCACATGAAAAGGTTTCTTTTATATTTGTTTCCACCCCAATAGTGGCACAAAGATTGTTacctctcccagctgtgcttcGGCCATAGTCCATgacactgtcactgtgctgggacaggctgtCCTCATCTGTCAGCTCCTCTTCTCTTGTGTGTTCACCCAAAGCTCTCTTCAACATCTAAGgaatagattttttttggtgggggtcAGGTTCAATAGACAGTTCTAAAGTTTAAATTAACTAAAGGCAGGTATTAGttgcagattttcttttcatccaTATTTCACTGATATTCTCTCTGCTGTGATTACTGAAGCTGCATTGCTTAGCTCAACAAAGAAGAGACTGCACTTACTAAATCTAGTTCATTTAGCCTGCGAGACAGATTTTCTGATGCTTCGTGAAACTCTTGCTGAGGCACCTTCTCCTTTGTTGTTCTGTGGGAAAGTGAGCCTTCGGAAGAATTTTCGTATTTgctaaagcagaaaacagacagatttcatttctgttctAAAAACTTGACAATGAGCATTATCTCACACAATTCCAGTTCACTTTTTGCCTAAGCACGTTTTCATTGAATTAAGTAAATCCAATTTCATTGCATTAAGTAAAGCAGAATGTGTAAACACCTGTAACCGTATTTAACAAAATGAGTATATgtcaggaaaaacaggaaatctGTTAGAATTATTCTTTCACTGTCACATAGCCAGGGAAAGAGAGATCCTATTTTAAAAGGGAGGTGGGGGCTGGCTGAGCATGGAAATCAAAGTGAACTTGCCTTGTTCTAGGCCGGTGTTGAGATTCAGGTCTTGGGATTTGTGTTACTTGTTCAGCACGTAGGGAGAGCTTTTCCTTAGAAGAGGAGGCAGATACAGCAGACTCACATACCAGAGGCACCTAAGAAAATGAGTAAATGAAGGTTTTATAGACCATGTGAGTAGAGATGCTGTAATAGAACCATCTCAAACCCTGTGAGTATAGATATATTAAAATAGTTATATTTCTAGGCTCCTGTCCTGCAGATAGTGTGCTTTAGAGAACTAATGTGTAAAGAAATGGACTAGGAAAAATATGGAAGATCTGTTCACAGCTAAAGCACTGAACCAGAACAGGGTCTAGGCTAAGGTAATGACTGACTATCTCCACATTCCACCTCATCAGCCTGGGACTGATGCCAGGCAGTGGAAATAAGCTGAAATTCCCTTAGTACagactgagctgcagctcacagagagCCAAAAGAGAACACTCCTGTCATTGTGCCATTTAGCTGCACTGGTTCAGTTCTGCCTGGTAACTTCTCTGTTCAAACTGGAGTAACTTGGGCTTGGCATGGACATACTGGGAAATGCACCAATGGAAAATGAGTTTCAAAGACAATGTAGATGTAAAAACTGTTTAAACTATTGTAACAAGCAAAGTCTGTGAGTACCTCTTGTGGTTGCAGAAGGCAAAATTGTGTTTCCAGAGAAAGAAACTCCTTTTACAGACACATTTCTATGGGCACAGATTGGTAACTGCTGATCAGTTTGTGGGTTTTGCATTATTCagtttttgaaaagcaaaggacaacacaagaaaataaaaagagaatataATAAGCAGTTAGTGGATCTTTAAAAAGGAGTAAATCTAAGTTTTATTggccaaaacccccaaaattcttACTAATTTAGACTACTGATACACTTCAGAGAAAGGACATGACTGTACTCCTGTGCTTTGTACATATTTGATTAAAAGCAAGATAACCAGTAACTGCTTGGTTGTGATAAATAGAACTCTGTGGGTGCTGGCTCTGTACATTTTGGAGCAAACAACTCCAGGAAGAACTAAGAACTGACATGACTCACAGACTGCACATAATCACAGTCTAACAACACTGCATCACTGATTGTATATTGGGGAAAGAAAGTCTAAAGCAGGTTTGAAATAAGCCCAGAAGTGCCACAAGATAACAGACAAAttaagcaaatttaaaaaaatactgattgaaattaaaaaaaaaaaaaaaaaagatgcaacaTATACCTTTGTCACATTGTCCTCAGCATCATCTCCCAGCATTTTTCCCACTGCAGAAGCAGATGACAGGTAAGTGTGAGTTAATGGCACTGGGCCTACTAATGTGGGCAACAAGGAAAAGATATGCGCCAGGGCCTGTGGATCCAAATTATTCAGAGAATAGAATGACAAAGCAACTGTGGTTACCCAGTTGTGACATTCATTTTGGTAATTTCTCCAGTCTTCAATGTTCCATGTCATGGGAATGCTATGGAAACTAAAAAAGGTAAGCAATGTTTCCAAGGCAACAGAGAAAATGagtactgaaaaaaatagcTTCTAAACCTTTTCTATAATAGCAGTTAATGGCTTTTTCTTAGAATTGAAACTGGCTTGTTTGGTCTatgtttctgtgctcagaatAAGCTCAGCCATGGGACTTATCTGCTGGAAGAGATTTCTGTGGTATAGGCCCATCTTAACAGGATTAACTAAGAAAGGAGTTGAATTGGGGACATGGATTACTTTTTTCCAGTAGAGGGAACAGATTAAAAGTAACCTATTTTTGTTCCTCTGTAAAGCAGAGATAGAAATATGAACTCGTGGCTGAATTTCAAAAAATGCACTTAAGTAGATTCAAAACAATGTTTCTTGTGGTGccagtaaaaataaatgcaatattaTAACACTTAAGAGTTATCCTAGAGGATTCAAAATTTTCTCTCACCAGGAATCTTTCTTGATAGAGGAAGACCATCAGAAACATCATCAGATTTTTGGGTAAGTGACTTTTcaatctgaaataaaaagcaagatgTGTTCTATAAATTCACAGGTGAGTGCTGACAGGAAGGCCATACATTAGGCCTATCTGCAAATGGAAATCAATGCTGATCTTAGAGATAGATAAAAATCActataattattttgtttactATACTGTAAACTATGTAGTTGCATTCACTGTGGAAATGTGTAcgtatatatgtataaaataaacACACCCCTCAAACTAAATTCCTCTTTGGACACTTAGTGAAGAATGAATCCACAGTCCAAAATTCCTGGAACTGAGATATATTCTGACACATTCAAAAGTGTTCTTCAGGGATCAGCTACTTCCATTCTGCAAGTAAACCAGGAGGCTTTCAAATGAAAGCAGCATTGgttactgaaagaaaattaaataatcaaaGAGCAGGTTTTTCCTTACAGCAGGAATGCTCACTGCTTGACTgcaagccagagctgctgcctgtctgTCTGAGCTGTGGTAATCTCTCCATCCCGGATCTGAGGGCTGGAATGGGGGCAGCAGAGGAATTGCCTGCTGGATGGGCTCCCCCAGTTTTGTAGCACTGGCACTCTGACTCCCTCTGGGGGGTTCAACAGCATGAACAGACTCCATCTCTCCTGAAAAGACAAATACAAAGAACTTGAAGTGTTATCTGGGaaagcagaacatttttttGTGCATTGTATGTACATAATAAAAGGAAGTGTCTCAAAAGATAATGTGAGCTGCCACCTTTGTTGGATTGCATAGGACATTGCTGTAACATTTTTCAGCCTTGACCACATGATTTTGGATGGGAAGATCTTCCACAAGGACTTTTTAGTGTTTTGaaccacaaaagaaaacaatacaAGCCAcaagacaaattaaaaacagCCTAGCTGAAGCCAAATTCTAGCTAAGCAGAAATACCCCAGATAATGAAAGTTTGCCTACTCTGAGAGATGAAATACCACATTGctgtaaagaatttattttaaaacatgacaCAAAGTCCATTCATGACTAAAGCTCTCCTTCACACTACTTTAGTTCCCTACACCCCCAAATCAAAATCAGGTAGATGAGCTGTCAGAAGAATCAATACTCAccatcttccctttcctttaCAATCCCCCTTTCACTTTCTGAGAACTGTCGGGGCAATGCTGCAAGAGCTTCTGAGCTTTCAGATTCTTCTACCCCCATGTCCTTTTCTGCTAGACACCGTCCAGGCATCTGAAGTTCTAGAAGTGGATgtttaaaaagattaaattaagaTCTATAAAGCATCTTGCTATGAATGGTTGAGATGGACAATTTTAATTCTGCTAACTGCTTGGCATCGGAAATCCATACTAAGCTCAAAATAGGTCTATTAAATTCTTATTTGTAACTCCAGTCAATAAAATGTTCATAATTCATAACATTTCTTTATACCTCTACTTGAGGAGATGAATCTTCCAATAAGAATAGGAAGAACTGGAATATTCTTAtagaaaaataggaaataagAATGAGCTCCATTTAAGTCACCTGCACATTATTCGTTTTAGAGCCATCCATGAAGTTTGGAAGGGGCACATGCTCCTAACAAGTCTTCTTTAAGAATGAACTTACTCATCCTTTTATAGTCTCAAATAATACATCTTACACTGcaacaaatgaaataaagtcTTCATAATTCCCCTATTCTACTGAACAAGATAAAATGCTTTTGTAGAACTGAATTAGAACTCAAACAACAAACCTTTATCCAAATAAGGTAGTGCAGgagtaatgaaaaatatttataaaatataaaaatatatctggAATATTTACATCCAGAAATTTTAACTTCAGCGAGATGCATTTACTTATTGTGGGTtgtctgggattttttaaataaggatTTAAAATAGTATTTAGCTGAAAGaagtaactttaaaaaaggaaacaaaaagccTAGAAGTCTAATACAGAAGAACCTTAAAATTTTTTCTCACCCAAACTTACCTTCCCCTCTCTTGGAAAATGAATAAGCAGTATCTCCAAGTTTAATTAATTCACTGGTAGATTCTGAGCCATCTGTATCACAAGttagaataaaatattctgacTGGGACCTAAGGGGAACATAAAGCCATCATCGTATTTCCTGTCTCAGCCTCTGCCCATTCAGTCCACGAGATGGAGCTGCCGAGGAGCCGTGCAGGACACGCCCCTGCTGCCACAGAGAAAAccagagcaggaggcacagccacAAACTGAACTCAGCTTAACGAATCAGTCTTTAAAATACAGTCTTTAAAACTGATTAAAGTTTTCAAGTTGTTTCATTCCACATAAAAAGTAAACTTAAACAGCAATTCTTCAAGGGCAAAAGAAGTCCCACATGTAATTTTAGCCCAACCAGAGGAGTCACCTCACGTTCATTGTGGCATATGTAATCAGTGCGTGTCTATACTATAAAAACCCTACTAATTTCTCTACAGATACACAAATACAGTCAATTACTATGTGAAAGCAAATATTCAGAATTGTTCTTACCTTTCAACTGATGAAAGTAGTGTATGTTCTGTAAGTTGACTAGCAGtgctttccagctgctcttGAGGTGCAATTTGAGTTTCATCACTGGACAGCACATTTACCTCAACTGTTAATAACCaaaagataattattttcaggaaaattacTTCTACCTATAAACTAACAGGTACTACTTCCAATATCAAAACACTTGATGTGTAATATCAACACTGTAGTGTTTTAATGACATTTGCTCATTGTTCCAATTAAAGCTAGCATTTTCCTTCTTGAATCCTAATCCTAAATCATCTGATTTACAAGCTGAAAATCAACTAACAAAGGATGAATTGTATAGAGTAGGTTTCTGTGACAAGAATGAAGCAGAAAGATTATGTAAGTTTTGGGGGAAATTATATACTTTATTACTGTTTATGAAAATGAGGAATGCAAATATTCAGCTTCGCCCCTGAAATTTCCTCCCCCAGGGTCAGTTTTGTCCTCCTCTCCGTTGTTAAGATtataaatcacaaaaaaaaaccccc
It encodes:
- the CEP95 gene encoding centrosomal protein of 95 kDa isoform X1, which codes for MGSAEGTDWVDVANDLLRSCHINLHIKHLSECSADVFVHLYESVLGEKVPDFIATPRSQEDDAHNVQAVIDSLALDYLQVSLSHITGENIVKGDKESIKNLLEIFDGLLEYLREVSEASSQTGVEVNVLSSDETQIAPQEQLESTASQLTEHTLLSSVERSQSEYFILTCDTDGSESTSELIKLGDTAYSFSKRGEELQMPGRCLAEKDMGVEESESSEALAALPRQFSESERGIVKEREDGEMESVHAVEPPRGSQSASATKLGEPIQQAIPLLPPFQPSDPGWRDYHSSDRQAAALACSQAVSIPAIEKSLTQKSDDVSDGLPLSRKIPVGKMLGDDAEDNVTKVPLVCESAVSASSSKEKLSLRAEQVTQIPRPESQHRPRTSKYENSSEGSLSHRTTKEKVPQQEFHEASENLSRRLNELDLMLKRALGEHTREEELTDEDSLSQHSDSVMDYGRSTAGRDTSSASYPGRPRSLSPASPSSQHQQQKLRSSGTGQIKTIRSHVQEERDERTRKAKLVTNAYENELRIFEAREKRRISKLREAAKEVEQEYKENVFQEHPKVSRPVKVYSRKTTPQYSKYSQWIPKRGIMKPKQAAPMTIRDNDLLLQLLEEFPHLHISSRTLNKMWQQQLAQTLHLKAPSARPRPKLQNEVEQALKKQELLAAIIKRDQDHSKRLQEIKQRIYRQRWAQNRVTEKKQQVARARKYYEDYRVQLRAKLLRARTREEKIFKNLFEEGLEIQKQRLRELRVYAQEKRDEQRREHQTELESLENYYKDQFSMLAEVIAQEFQEIQTREKAQAQMLQKTKRELRSKMEKEIQQLQAAIMHSDDDTFFQELEADRLRSRLQMASFQYSQSHFF
- the CEP95 gene encoding centrosomal protein of 95 kDa isoform X2, yielding MGSAEGTDWVDVANDLLRSCHINLHIKHLSECSADVFVHLYESVLGEKVPDFIATPRSQEDDAHNVQAVIDSLALDYLQVSLSHITGENIVKGDKESIKNLLEIFDGLLEYLREVSEASSQTGVEVNVLSSDETQIAPQEQLESTASQLTEHTLLSSVERSQSEYFILTCDTDGSESTSELIKLGDTAYSFSKRGEELQMPGRCLAEKDMGVEESESSEALAALPRQFSESERGIVKEREDGEMESVHAVEPPRGSQSASATKLGEPIQQAIPLLPPFQPSDPGWRDYHSSDRQAAALACSQAIEKSLTQKSDDVSDGLPLSRKIPVGKMLGDDAEDNVTKVPLVCESAVSASSSKEKLSLRAEQVTQIPRPESQHRPRTSKYENSSEGSLSHRTTKEKVPQQEFHEASENLSRRLNELDLMLKRALGEHTREEELTDEDSLSQHSDSVMDYGRSTAGRDTSSASYPGRPRSLSPASPSSQHQQQKLRSSGTGQIKTIRSHVQEERDERTRKAKLVTNAYENELRIFEAREKRRISKLREAAKEVEQEYKENVFQEHPKVSRPVKVYSRKTTPQYSKYSQWIPKRGIMKPKQAAPMTIRDNDLLLQLLEEFPHLHISSRTLNKMWQQQLAQTLHLKAPSARPRPKLQNEVEQALKKQELLAAIIKRDQDHSKRLQEIKQRIYRQRWAQNRVTEKKQQVARARKYYEDYRVQLRAKLLRARTREEKIFKNLFEEGLEIQKQRLRELRVYAQEKRDEQRREHQTELESLENYYKDQFSMLAEVIAQEFQEIQTREKAQAQMLQKTKRELRSKMEKEIQQLQAAIMHSDDDTFFQELEADRLRSRLQMASFQYSQSHFF